In the genome of Actinomycetota bacterium, the window CTATTCCAGTAGATCAAAGGGATTTGGCTTCGTTGAAATGGCTTCAGAAGAAGCGCAAAAGGCGATAGAAAAATTCGACGGTTACTCGCTAAAGATAGGGATATGGTTGTAAACGAAGCCAAACCCC includes:
- a CDS encoding RNA-binding protein encodes the protein MYVGNLSFEVKEEDLRELFSQIGTVESVRIITDRYSSRSKGFGFVEMASEEAQKAIEKFDGYSLKIGIWL